One stretch of Pseudomonas sp. NC02 DNA includes these proteins:
- a CDS encoding amidotransferase, with protein MSLRVCILETDILRPGLIDQYQGYGQMFKRLFSKQPIAAEFVIYNVVQGEYPADEEVFDAYLVTGSKADSFGTDPWIQTLKTYLLDRHARGDKLIGICFGHQLLALLLGGKTERATKGWGMGIHDYKLNAKAPWMSPVVEELTLLISHQDQVTTLPENATVIASSEFCPFAAYHIEDQVLCFQGHPEFIHDYSRELLEILQTTLGEKVYTNGVASLERDHHGVTVAEWMMRFVAHKPKAGAA; from the coding sequence ATGTCGTTACGCGTGTGCATCCTGGAAACCGATATCCTGCGTCCTGGGCTGATCGATCAGTACCAAGGGTACGGGCAGATGTTCAAGCGCCTGTTCTCCAAACAGCCGATTGCCGCCGAGTTCGTCATCTATAACGTGGTGCAGGGTGAATACCCGGCGGATGAAGAAGTGTTCGACGCGTACCTGGTGACGGGCAGCAAGGCCGACTCCTTTGGCACCGATCCGTGGATCCAGACCCTCAAGACCTACCTGCTGGACCGCCATGCCCGCGGCGACAAGCTGATCGGCATCTGCTTCGGCCACCAGTTGCTGGCGCTGCTGTTGGGCGGCAAGACCGAGCGGGCGACCAAGGGCTGGGGCATGGGCATCCATGACTACAAACTGAACGCCAAGGCACCGTGGATGAGCCCGGTGGTGGAAGAACTGACGCTGTTGATCAGCCACCAGGACCAGGTCACCACCTTGCCGGAAAACGCCACCGTGATCGCCTCCAGCGAGTTTTGCCCGTTTGCGGCGTACCACATTGAAGACCAGGTGCTGTGCTTCCAGGGCCACCCGGAATTTATCCACGACTATTCCCGCGAGTTGCTGGAGATTCTTCAGACAACGCTGGGGGAGAAGGTCTACACCAACGGTGTGGCCAGCCTGGAACGAGACCACCACGGCGTCACCGTGGCGGAATGGATGATGCGGTTTGTGGCGCACAA